One genomic window of Brienomyrus brachyistius isolate T26 chromosome 16, BBRACH_0.4, whole genome shotgun sequence includes the following:
- the LOC125709397 gene encoding interferon alpha/beta receptor 1a-like: MKSIYCAVAGLLSFCGVSKVTAVLPGPANLTLDTLNTQYVLKWTWPHNISENRSVTFTAQYISKYKLSLKSHSWLTACENTTETWCDFTRRNLHYHGIYMLRVRTNSGTERSQWVEKQFCPDTDAALGPPSRVELTVKSSVLTVMIYNPLTSRNTSVKDDVDGLYFHIQYWKDSDQKKDYKYQNATRNLLSLSDLEPWTMYCVRVQSREGYYNKASVFSATQCQQTSGQSTVWHFMLPFLVSMLVCFLIVLLTAFVILKFYWVVKRTFFPSCQVPSSLLEYLHDSPSSSGQPSLLTLESEEICLRKLEVSPVMASLEVHVDMEPTALQANVSWHGRQDSGDSGLYSAEEHLAMLPEAQETGMMVNMGTDLEDEMSAAPPGRQCWNNTGFTE; this comes from the exons TGACTGCAGTGCTGCCTGGTCCCGCGAATCTCACCCTAGACACTCTGAACACGCAGTATGTCTTGAAGTGGACCTGGCCCCACAATATCTCGGAGAACCGGAGTGTCACGTTCACGGCTCAGTACATCTC gaaatataaatTGTCCCTGAAGTCTCACTCTTGGCTCACGGCGTGTGAGAATACCACAGAGACTTGGTGTGACTTCACCAGGCGTAACCTGCATTACCATGGGATTTATATGCTTCGGGTCAGAACCAACAGCGGCACAGAGAGATCCCAGTGGGTCGAGAAGCAATTCTGCCCTGATACAGATG CTGCTTTGGGCCCACCCTCCAGAGTGGAGTTGACAGTGAAGAGCTCTGTCCTGACCGTGATGATCTACAACCCCTTGACGAGCAGGAACACTTCAGTGAAGGATGATGTCGACGGCCTGTACTTCCACATACAGTACTGGAAAGATTCTGACCAGAAAAAG GACTACAAATACCAAAATGCAACGCGGAACCTGCTGTCCCTCTCAGACCTGGAGCCCTGGACCATGTATTGTGTGAGAGTTCAGTCACGCGAAGGCTACTACAACAAAGCCAGCGTCTTCAGCGCCACCCAGTGCCAGCAAACCAGCG GTCAGTCGACAGTCTGGCACTTCATGCTGCCGTTCCTGGTCTCCATGCTGGTCTGCTTTCTCATTGTGCTGCTGACTGCCTTTGTAATCCTGAAGTTCTACTGGGTGGTGAAGAGGACATTCTTCCCCTCCTGCCAGGTCCCATCCAGCCTACTAGAG TACCTGCACGACTCCCCCTCCAGCTCTGGGCAGCCCTCCCTGCTGACTTTAGAATCAGAAGAAATCTGCCTGAGAAAGCTGGAGGTATCGCCAGTGATGGCATCTTTGGAAGTCCACGTTGACATGGAGCCCACGGCTTTGCAGGCCAACGTCTCTTGGCACGGACGTCAGGACAGCGGGGACAGCGGCCTTTACTCCGCAGAAGAGCATTTGGCCATGCTGCCGGAGGCACAGGAAACTGGGATGATGGTGAACATGGGAACAGACTTGGAAGATGAGATGTCAGCGGCACCCCCTGGAAGACAATGTTGGAACAACACTGGATTCACTGAATAA